The Thermomicrobiales bacterium genome contains the following window.
CGAACCTCGACGAGACAAAGTCGACGAAGTTCCAGGACGCACGAGTGCGCCAGGCGCTGATGTACGGGCACGACCGGCCGGCCATCGCCGAGAACATCTATTTCGGTTACGCCGAGGTAGCGGTTGGGACGCTGCCGACGATGTCGTGGGCGGCGAATCCAAAGGGCATCAAACCAGAGCTGCGCTACGACTACGACGTGGATAAGGCGAACCAACTGCTAGACGAGGCCGGCTGGGTGGTTGGCGCTGACGGCATTCGAGCCAAGGACGGCCAGCGGATGTCGTTCACGATGTATGGCATCTCGGGGAACAACATCGCGGTACAGACACTGCAGGCTATGCAGGCGGACTGGAAGAAGATCGGTGTCGAGATGACGCCGCAGCCAGAACCATTCCAGCAACTCGTCTCACGAATCACCGAGACGTTTGATTTCGAGATATTCCTGGTCGGCTTCAGTTGGGACGCAACGCCAGATCAGTCGCCGATGTGGGCCTGCGATTCGTACAAGGCCGGATTCAACATGGTCAAGTACTGCAACCCGAAGGTGGACGACCTGCTGAAGAAGGCGGCGGCAGAGCCGGACAAGGCGAAGCGCATCGAGCTCTATACCGAGTTTCAGAACGTGCTACTGGCCGATGTCCCGATGGGGGTGACATTCTTCGGCCAAGGCATCACTGGTGTGAGCAAGCGCGTGCACAACTTCTTTGCAAACCAGCAGAACACGCGGTTCAACGCTGAGACCTGGTGGGTCGAGAAGTAGACAACCGAACGACGGTAGTCCGGGGGTGGTCGGCATCGGGCCGGCCACCCTTCGTGATATTCGGGGCCGTGAACAGGGCGTCACCTCATCGAGGCAGCAGGCTGCCATCGGTCCGAACGGCAACCGCTATGGGGATTTCCAGGTTGGGTCGCCAGATACTGGACATGTGTCGCAGCGCATGCGTACCATCTTACGGGCCGCCGGAAGGCGATCACCAGATTCAAGAGACGTATTGGCACAGAGGAGGATTCTCGATGGGGGATGATTCGAGCTCATCGTCAGATCAGTCAGGGTATTCACTCAATAGCCGGCTGACCCGACGCGGGCTGCTGCGACGGGCACTGGGCGCCGCCGCCGGCCTGACGGTTGTCTCCGGCCTGCTGGCCGCCTGCGGTGGCAGCGCCACGGAGTCGACAGCGACGACAGCCGCGCCGGCCGCCACACAGGCCCCCGGCTCAGCCGGAACGCCGACAACGGCCGCGCCGGCCGCGACCGAGGCCGCGACCGAGGCGGCAAGCCCAGTGACGGGGAGCTCCCCGGTCGGGTCGCCATCAACCGGCGGCGGCATCCGCACCGAGGGCGGCGACCGGCTGATGGGCAAGACCATCGAGGAGCCGAAGAATACCGGCGGGACACTGATTCAGGCGGACAGTCTCGACATCCGCACGCTCAACCCGCTGCTGCAGAATGACTCGCCGTCGTGGAACGTGATCTCGCTCTACATGCAGAGCATGATCGAGACGAACCCGGACACGCTGGAGCCGACCGGCAACCTCGCCGTGGCCTGGGAGGCAGCGCCGGACGCGACAGAGTGGACGTTCTTCCTCCGCGATGGCGTGCGCTGGCACGATGGGAAGCCATTCACCGCGCAGGATGTGAAGCTGACCTACGACCTGTTCATGAATCCCGAGAGCGGCTCGAACCAGACCTCCAGTCTGACATCGAAGATCGCCTCGGTCGATGTGATCGATGACTTCACCGTCGACTTCAAGCTGAAGCTCGGAGTCGTTGACGCGCCGATCGACCTCGGGGCCGCGTGGATCTTCGCGAATCACATCTGGAAGGACACCCCTCCGGCGAGCATCCAGCAGGATCCGGGCTCGACCGGGGCGGACCCGTCGCGCGTGGTTGGGACCGGGCCATTCAAGTTCAAGGAGTGGATCACCGGCGACCATGTCACGATGGTGCGCAACGACGACTTCTGGGATGGCAAGGTGGCGCTCGACGAGGTGATCTATAAGGTCGTCCCGGACTCGGCGTCGGGGATTCAGCAGCTGAAGACCGGTGAGGTTGATATCTTCGCTGGCGTCGATGGCTCGCAGGTTCCGGACTTCAAGAACACCGACGTGAATATCGCCGTCTACCCGCAGCTCAGCTTCATCTTCTATGCAACCAACCTGGACGAGACGAAGACGACCAAGTTCCAGGATGTGCAAGTGCGGCAGGCGCTGATGTACGCGCTCGACCGGGAGGCGATCGTCGAGAACATCTACTTCGGCTACGCCGAGGTGGCGGTCGGGACCATTCCGACGATGTCCTGGGCGGCAAACGCGAAGGGCATCAAGCCCGAGCTGCGCTACGACTACGACGTGGATACGGCCAAGAAGCTGCTCGACGAGGCCGGCTGGGCGCCAGGCGCCGACGGCGTCCGGGCCAAGGACGGCCAGCGGTTGTCGTTCACGATGTACGGCATCGGCGGCAACAACATTCATATTCAGATGTTGCAGGCCATGCAGGAGTACTGGAAGGTTGTCGGCGTCGAGATGACGCCGCAGCCAGAACCGTTCCAGCAGCTGGTCTCGCGCATCACGGAGACGTTCGACTTCGAAACGTTCCTGGTCGGCTTTGGCTGGGACGCGACACCTGACCAGTCCGCGATGTGGGCCTGCGACTCGTACAAGGCCGGCTTCAACATGGTCAAGTACTGCAACCCGAAGGTGGACGATCTGCTGAAGAAGGCGGCGGCAGAACCGGACCAGAAGAAGCGGATCGAGCTCTACACCGAGTTCCAGAATGCGCTTCTGGCTGACGTCCCGATGGGTGTGACGATCTTCAGCCAGGGCATCACCGGCGTGAACAAGCGCGTGCACAACTACTTCCCGAATCAGCAGAACACGCGGTTCAACGCTGAGACCTGGTGGGTCGAGAAGTAGACAACCGAACGACGGTAGTCCCGGGGGTGGTCGGCATTGGGCCGGCCACCCCTTTCTTTACGAGATCGACACCACTGAATCGCGCTAGTCCTGCTCTGCTGGCAGCTCCTGCCAGAGGAGCGCATTCTCGACGGCCTCGATGGCGTGGATGAGCTCCCAGACGACCTCGTTCTGACTACGAGTGAGGTCGTTGAGAATCACATGGCGCATATCGTCTCCGGCGTCCGCAAGTTGCATCGCGGAGGCGAGTGCCGGGACTGGGGGGATGCCCCGCGCCGGGTCCTGGCGGAAGCGGCCGTCGCGGGTGTAGCCGAGCGTCACGAGGATTCGTCCCACGTCGATCTGGAGATCGTTTGCAAAGGCGAGCAGCTCGGGATCATCACCGATCGAGTCGAACGACGTGTATAGCTCGTCAAGGGCGTCGTGGAGCGCTTCCAGCAGGTCAAACGTCGGCTCGAAGTCGAACATATTCCGGGCAGCAGCCTGATACCGGCCGACGGCAGCCGCAATCTCGTCCACTGTCGCGCAGTAGTCAAACGGCAGGATCGGCGCATTGACGGTGCGAAGGATGGCGGCGGCATAGACCCGCATGTCTCGCAAGAGGTTGTCGCGGTCGGCGATCCCGATCGTGTCGTCCTCGGTATGCCAGGCGATGTTGCCGCCGCAGCCGCCGACGGGGTAGTAGCCCTTCTCGGCGATGAGATCCTGCGGCATGGTCGAGGACAGCATGAAGTAGGTCGTGACGCCGAGGTTGTTGAACGAACAGTCGCCGGCGCGGAGAACATGGCTCTCGCCGGTCGACTCCTGACCGGTGACATCGCGGATAACGGCGCTGACGAAGTCGGCGGCCTCGCTCATCCAGGCGACGTTTTCGTAGACACTGGCCCAACGGCATCCGGGAGAATCGCAGTTCACGTGCGCGACGCAGTTCTGGAGGATGTCGTGCGCGAACTCCTGGGCATACCAGGTCGATCCGGCATACCGGCCGTGCGAGTGGCCGCTCCACCAGGCGACGCGGACCGAGCGATCGAGCTTGTCGCGGTGGCGCTGGAAGACACGAGCCAGCTCGAGCAGAGTGGCATCGCCGGTGGCGTTGTCGCCGACGCCGACATGCCACGAATCGAGATGGCCATGGAAGAGCAGGAAATCCTCGGTGGCAGCTCTCGCCTCGATTTCGGCGACGATGACGGGAATCTCGCGCCAGCCAGTATCGGTCTGGTTGGAAAAGGCGACGCGGACGGGACCTTTGCGAAGCTGGTCGATGAGCTCCTCGCCATCGGGTCGGTTGATCGTCATGATCGGGACGGGCGGAGTTCGATCGAGCGAGGTGAGATCGGGAGAGCCCCAGGCCGTAGTCGTAATTCCTTCGTGGATGCGATGGCCGGGATTGATGAAGAGAGCTGCGACTGCGCCGGATTCCGCGAGGTCAAACCCGCGCGCGGCGATACCGAGCCCCTCGGTCATCACGATCTTCCCCCGCAGGTCCTGGCCGGCGGCGGTGCGCTGGTCGGAGAACAGCTCGGTGATCCCGGCCGCCTGATTGCCGGGCACGTAGACGAGCTCGGCCTCGATCTCTCGTCCGTCGGTCGTTGGCGAAAACGCAGGAGTCTTGACGACGTATTCAGCGCCCGGGTCGCCAACCACGCGGAGTGTGGCCGGCCCGGGCAGACTGATGAGGCAGGTCGGATGGTAGACGACGTGCTCGATACCCCAGCTCGCCAGCTTATCGGTGATGTATTCGACAGCCTCGGCTTCTTCGTCTGAGCCGGACAGGCGGGTGAGCTGGCTGAAGCGCTCGATCAGTGCCCAGGGCTCATCCAGAGAGATATCGTCGAGGATGGCCGCCTCGGTGGCGGGGTCACTCCAGGCTCGATTCATGTGCCGCTCCTCGTCTTCTCGTCAGCGGTCGGTCGCGAACGCATTGTAGGGCATCAGCGGCGCCTCGCTGCTGAGACCGTGACGCTGGAGGAAACCGTGGACGGCGGCGTTCCAGGCGAGAGGGTCCTCGCGGGCTGCCCCATGGTGAGCATTCGGGAGGATAACGAACTCACTGTCGGGGATCATCTTGTGCCACTCGTAGGAGCCGGTGATGGTCTGTTGCGGCTCGTTGCCGCCAACCAGCACGAGGACAGGAACCGACAATGCGGCAAGCTCGGCAGCCCGCGGGCGAACGTCCCAGGCGCGCATCGCGCGGAGCATCCGGGTCGCGTCGGCCGGCGTGCGGCCAACCGGGGCGGGCATCGTGGCGAACAGGCGACCAAGGTCGGAGTCGCTGAAGCCCGGCCGCTGGGTTGGCGGACCTTCGGATTGCCAGGGGAACGAACGAGGCTGACTGACGATCGGCCGGTCGCCGGATTCGACGATATCGATCTGTTCGTCCAGCCAGTCTCGTGACAGTTCATCGAGCCAGGGGACAGTGTGACCGATGACAAGGGCGAGCGAGCGGTCGGGGAAATCCAACCCGAACTGGCAGGCGATGACGCCACCGAGCGACGCGCCAGCGACGATTGCGCGGTCGATATCGAGGCCATCCAGCAGGCCAAGAAGATCCGCAGCGAAGTCGGCGGCACGCCACTCGCCGTCGGGCGATCCGGAGCGGCCTGTGCCACGCCGGTCGAAGGTGATGACACGATAGAACTGCGAGAAGTAGGCGACCTGAAACGGCATCCAGGCTTGATGATGATGGGCCTGCAGCACGAGCGGCAGGCCCTCGCCGAGATCCTCGTAGTAGAGCTCAACGCCGTTCGCTGTGAGGCGTGGCATCAGTCGTTTCCCGGAGCCGCGCCGGAACCGAGATACCGCTCGAACCAGCCAACGAGGCGCTGGAGCAGATCGAGCTCGAACGCACGTTCGTGAAACGCGTGGCCCTGACGTGGGTAGGAGACCATGTCGGCCGGGACTCCGGCTGCCTTGAGCGCCGAGTAGAACTCGGTCGCCTGGGTGACCGGCACACGAACGTCTGCCTGGCCATGGACCATGAGTGTCGGCGTCGTGGCGTTGCGGATGTACCGGATCGGCGAACGATCCCAGGAACGGTCCGGATCAGTATTGACCTCGCCGAGGTTCCACTCGTTGAACGGGCGAATGTCGGTCGTGCCGATCTTGGAGACCCAGTTGGTGGGCGCAGCGCCGGCTACAGCGGCCTTGAAGCGATCGGTATGACCAACGGCCCAGGCGGTCATGAACCCACCGAATGACCAGCCGCAAATGCCGAGCCTGTCCGGATCGGCAACACCGCGCTCGATCAGCAGATCGACACCAGTCATAATGTCGTCGAAGTCGCCGCCGCCGAAATCGTAGCGGTTTGCGCCGGTGAACTGGCCACCCCGACCGGTGCTGCCGCGAGGGTTCGGCAGGAAGACTGCGTACCCGGCCGCGGCGAGAATCTGGCCCCAGTCATGCCAGGTGCCGTGGAACCAGTTGCCCCATTGCCAGGACGGGCCGCCGTGGATGGCGGCAACGAGCGGCAACGGTCCACCCGGGTGACCGGGAGGAAGCATCAGCCAGCCGTGGACGACGGTGCCATCGGTCGCGTTCCAGCGCAGCGGTTCCATGTCCGCCATGCTGACGCCTCGCACCTGCGGGTTGAGGTCGGTAAGGCGCCGCGCGGCGCCCCCAAGGGGACCCGAGTAGACATTCGCAGGATGATCGGGGAACGCGCCAACAACCGCGAAACGGCCGGCGCGGATGTCCCAACCGGCCCGTGGGTCCACCCATGCGCCGTCAAGCTCGGAACCGAGATTGATCTGCTCCCACTCGGCGCCATGAGGGTCGGTGCGATCGATTCGGGTGTGTTGAGTTTCGACAGAATGGACGAGCAGGTCGTCGCCGTCAAAGGCGACTACGGTCGGAGTCATGCCGCGGTCGTCGAGGACGGCCAGATTGCCGGAGATGACATCAACGACAAACACGTTCGTCGGGTCGATGTCAGGCGCGCGTGAGCCGACGACGGCGATCGCGCGGCCATCTGCCGACCAGACCGGGACACCGGGAAAGCCACTGAGACGCAACAGCTCGCGCTGGTCAGCGCCATCAAGGGCGGTGGTGACCAGGAGGACATTGTCCCAGGTAGCCGAGAGGTCCTCGGTGTCGGACACGAGCGCAGCAATCGTCGATCCGTCCGGCGAAATAGCAAATGCCCAGACGTGACCATCGCGAGGGCCGATGAGTGCGGGCGGGCCGCCGGTCACAGCGACGGCGGCGAGGCCGTGCGGCCTCCAGACCTCGCTCTCGACACGGTACTCGCGCTCGGGATCTTTCAGGCCGGCCAACGCTCTCCGGCGAGCGGTGAAGAGGATCGATCGGCCGTCCGGGGCGAAGGCCGGCTGAGTCACGCCCCCGTTGAGCCAGGTCAGACAGAGCGCCTCACCTCCGCGGGCAGGAATGACATGGATCTGCTGCCGGCCACGCTCGACCCGGTC
Protein-coding sequences here:
- a CDS encoding ABC transporter substrate-binding protein; amino-acid sequence: MGDDSSSSSDQSGYSLNSRLTRRGLLRRALGAAAGLTVVSGLLAACGGSATESTATTAAPAATQAPGSAGTPTTAAPAATEAATEAASPVTGSSPVGSPSTGGGIRTEGGDRLMGKTIEEPKNTGGTLIQADSLDIRTLNPLLQNDSPSWNVISLYMQSMIETNPDTLEPTGNLAVAWEAAPDATEWTFFLRDGVRWHDGKPFTAQDVKLTYDLFMNPESGSNQTSSLTSKIASVDVIDDFTVDFKLKLGVVDAPIDLGAAWIFANHIWKDTPPASIQQDPGSTGADPSRVVGTGPFKFKEWITGDHVTMVRNDDFWDGKVALDEVIYKVVPDSASGIQQLKTGEVDIFAGVDGSQVPDFKNTDVNIAVYPQLSFIFYATNLDETKTTKFQDVQVRQALMYALDREAIVENIYFGYAEVAVGTIPTMSWAANAKGIKPELRYDYDVDTAKKLLDEAGWAPGADGVRAKDGQRLSFTMYGIGGNNIHIQMLQAMQEYWKVVGVEMTPQPEPFQQLVSRITETFDFETFLVGFGWDATPDQSAMWACDSYKAGFNMVKYCNPKVDDLLKKAAAEPDQKKRIELYTEFQNALLADVPMGVTIFSQGITGVNKRVHNYFPNQQNTRFNAETWWVEK
- a CDS encoding M28 family peptidase; protein product: MNRAWSDPATEAAILDDISLDEPWALIERFSQLTRLSGSDEEAEAVEYITDKLASWGIEHVVYHPTCLISLPGPATLRVVGDPGAEYVVKTPAFSPTTDGREIEAELVYVPGNQAAGITELFSDQRTAAGQDLRGKIVMTEGLGIAARGFDLAESGAVAALFINPGHRIHEGITTTAWGSPDLTSLDRTPPVPIMTINRPDGEELIDQLRKGPVRVAFSNQTDTGWREIPVIVAEIEARAATEDFLLFHGHLDSWHVGVGDNATGDATLLELARVFQRHRDKLDRSVRVAWWSGHSHGRYAGSTWYAQEFAHDILQNCVAHVNCDSPGCRWASVYENVAWMSEAADFVSAVIRDVTGQESTGESHVLRAGDCSFNNLGVTTYFMLSSTMPQDLIAEKGYYPVGGCGGNIAWHTEDDTIGIADRDNLLRDMRVYAAAILRTVNAPILPFDYCATVDEIAAAVGRYQAAARNMFDFEPTFDLLEALHDALDELYTSFDSIGDDPELLAFANDLQIDVGRILVTLGYTRDGRFRQDPARGIPPVPALASAMQLADAGDDMRHVILNDLTRSQNEVVWELIHAIEAVENALLWQELPAEQD
- a CDS encoding alpha/beta hydrolase, which translates into the protein MPRLTANGVELYYEDLGEGLPLVLQAHHHQAWMPFQVAYFSQFYRVITFDRRGTGRSGSPDGEWRAADFAADLLGLLDGLDIDRAIVAGASLGGVIACQFGLDFPDRSLALVIGHTVPWLDELSRDWLDEQIDIVESGDRPIVSQPRSFPWQSEGPPTQRPGFSDSDLGRLFATMPAPVGRTPADATRMLRAMRAWDVRPRAAELAALSVPVLVLVGGNEPQQTITGSYEWHKMIPDSEFVILPNAHHGAAREDPLAWNAAVHGFLQRHGLSSEAPLMPYNAFATDR
- a CDS encoding S9 family peptidase, whose product is MPNRYTPEMAVDLRVPFDIRLSPDGQQVLFRTEPIGHHQKDRTSTIFVVPSDGTGLPSALTGSDCNNTAPCWSPDGASVAFLSDRVERGRQQIHVIPARGGEALCLTWLNGGVTQPAFAPDGRSILFTARRRALAGLKDPEREYRVESEVWRPHGLAAVAVTGGPPALIGPRDGHVWAFAISPDGSTIAALVSDTEDLSATWDNVLLVTTALDGADQRELLRLSGFPGVPVWSADGRAIAVVGSRAPDIDPTNVFVVDVISGNLAVLDDRGMTPTVVAFDGDDLLVHSVETQHTRIDRTDPHGAEWEQINLGSELDGAWVDPRAGWDIRAGRFAVVGAFPDHPANVYSGPLGGAARRLTDLNPQVRGVSMADMEPLRWNATDGTVVHGWLMLPPGHPGGPLPLVAAIHGGPSWQWGNWFHGTWHDWGQILAAAGYAVFLPNPRGSTGRGGQFTGANRYDFGGGDFDDIMTGVDLLIERGVADPDRLGICGWSFGGFMTAWAVGHTDRFKAAVAGAAPTNWVSKIGTTDIRPFNEWNLGEVNTDPDRSWDRSPIRYIRNATTPTLMVHGQADVRVPVTQATEFYSALKAAGVPADMVSYPRQGHAFHERAFELDLLQRLVGWFERYLGSGAAPGND